The Desulfovibrio desulfuricans region TGCCAGACCTGCAGTTCGCGGTCATACTCACGTCAGAGTTCACACCAGCATCAGACCTGCCACCCCTGCGCCGCCATGGCAGGCCCTTTTATATCGGCAACATCCCCTTTCAGGGGCCGGAACGGCATCTCCGGCGGGCCAAGGGCGCGGCCCAGGCATATTCAGGAAGATCAGCATGATTCTCGCAGACCTGCACACGCACACCAAGTATTCGCACGGCGGCAATACTCCGGCAGAAATGTACGCTGCCGCCCAGGCCAAGGGGCTAGAATACATGGGCTTTACCGAGCATTCTCCCCGGCCCGTTGGCTTTGACTACACACACGAATACCGCGAGCAACTGACCCGCCACCTGCCGGACTACGTACGCGAGGTTTGCGCCCTCAAAGCCGCCAACCCCAATGGCCCCTGCCGCGTTTTGTTCGGCATGGAAATGGACTGGCTTGAAGGGCAGGAGGACTACACCCACGCCTCCTGCGCCGCCTTTGACTTTGATTACCTGCTTGGGAGCGTGCATTTTATCGGCCACTGGGGCTTTGACGACGGCGCTGAGCCGTGGAAAGCCTTTTCGCAGGAAGAATGCGACAAACAGTACCATGCCTATTTTGAAGCATGGGAGCGCATGATCCTATCCGGCCTGTTCAACATTGCCGCGCACCCTGACCTCATCAAGATTTTCTCTGTGGAGCAGTTCCACATCTGGCTGGCAAAGCCGGAAAGCATGGCGCTGGTGCAACGCGGCCTTGCGGCCCTGCAACGCATGGGGATGAGCATGGAAATATCCTCCGCGGGCCTGCGCAAGGCCTGCCGCGAGATATACCCCGCGCCGCCCATCATGCTCATGGCCGCGCAGATGGGCCTGCCCGTGAGTTTCGCCTCAGATGCGCACGGCACCGATGACGTGGGCTACGGTTTTGCCCGGCTGGCCTCCTACGCGCGCGCCTTTGGCTTTGCCGAGTACACCATTTTTAATCGGGGCCAGCGGATTGTGCTGCCTCTGTAAAAACGGCGCATGCCTTTGACACCACGGATCTCATGTATGTCCGAAATTATCGTATCCATCGATGACGTAAGTCTTTTCCTGCCCGGCGACGCCAGCCAGAAGCATGTGCTGCACAACATCAACTGGCAGGTGCGGCGCGGCGCGCACTGCGCGCTCATTGGCCCCAACGGCTCGGGCAAGTCCACCCTGCTGCGGCTCATGCGCGGCGAGCTGTGGCCCGCCCACGGGCGCATCCAGTGGCACGGGCCTGACGGCCCGGAAGATTCCCCGCTGGCGGGCAGGGGCATGACAAGCCTTGTCTCTCCTGCGCAGCAGGAAAACTATCAGCGGCAGGCATGGGATCTC contains the following coding sequences:
- a CDS encoding histidinol-phosphatase, which translates into the protein MILADLHTHTKYSHGGNTPAEMYAAAQAKGLEYMGFTEHSPRPVGFDYTHEYREQLTRHLPDYVREVCALKAANPNGPCRVLFGMEMDWLEGQEDYTHASCAAFDFDYLLGSVHFIGHWGFDDGAEPWKAFSQEECDKQYHAYFEAWERMILSGLFNIAAHPDLIKIFSVEQFHIWLAKPESMALVQRGLAALQRMGMSMEISSAGLRKACREIYPAPPIMLMAAQMGLPVSFASDAHGTDDVGYGFARLASYARAFGFAEYTIFNRGQRIVLPL